ATTTGGGGCGTTAAGTAACGAAAATAAATCATTACGACAATTATGAAAAGAATGCAATGATCGTAAAGGTTGTGGTGATGTGTCACAGAAATTATGATATTATGTTCTAAGATAAATTCAGACATAAGACGAAATCAGCATATTAAAATTTAGGGACGATTTTATACAAATTTCATCTCGAGAATCCTCTATTTAAACGTTGTATACTCATTTTCTTCAGTATCCAAAAATAAATGCTCGCTTCTCAAATTAAACCAAATGGATATTACTAGTTTTGGCAGCCAATCATTTTGTCTAGTATAAGATACCCACGCTCCTGTATATTTTCGATTTCCTATATAATTATTTAAACGAAACTATCGAAAATATAAGAGCACTTAAAATCCCACCTGGGAATTAAGCTGCAACGGTGTCCGACAATtcttagtgccgatcgacgccGCGACAACGCCATGGAAGCAGGCGACTCCAATTGCGATCCCAACGACGAGAGCGCGagcgtcgtcgtcgccgccgccgccgccgccgccgctcctccggATGCGGACGAGCGCGAGGCTCCCGAATCTTCCAATCcggaggacgacgacgacgcggcggccggcggccggAGTTCCGGCGACGCGGTCGCCAGAGGAGTGTCGTCGGTTCTGGCCTCCGTCATCAAAGACTTCGATGCCCGAGCTCAGGGCACTCTCAAGAGCCAGGACcatctctcctcctccatcgATCGTCTTACGAGCGGTACTCGTCCTCTGTCCCTCAA
The window above is part of the Eucalyptus grandis isolate ANBG69807.140 chromosome 6, ASM1654582v1, whole genome shotgun sequence genome. Proteins encoded here:
- the LOC104450021 gene encoding uncharacterized protein LOC104450021, which produces MEAGDSNCDPNDESASVVVAAAAAAAAPPDADEREAPESSNPEDDDDAAAGGRSSGDAVARGVSSVLASVIKDFDARAQGTLKSQDHLSSSIDRLTSELDRLLEDAPSPFIMQHAARISSVRKRVSSMNAVLRSIQRRLDNIDRMLSTASPPKKTTDGG